The Leishmania major strain Friedlin complete genome, chromosome 31 genome contains a region encoding:
- a CDS encoding putative 3,2-trans-enoyl-CoA isomerase,mitochondrial precursor: MKSSLRRRVRQASNEDPPYPTFLSHRLFVCCRRSTSAIMRRVISSSLTRGAGTLGVMSGLFQLTQYRFQSQPPPGVPQGRHQDLNAAHAGSKHSDDAQPEFVPPKKPTEVPKLVRINTNEKGITNVQLARAPVNSMSLELFQELNQWMLWLGSNEETKAVIISSAIPTVFSAGLDLVEVHNPKPDRVAVFWQSFQEMWLILNSFPKPIIAAITGNSPAAGCIIAMGCDYRVMARGPKGNTNNNRLYRIGLNETKLGLVAPPWVMPAYAYLLGSRQAERMLQLGETPVADDARNLGLIDEVAADEERAIEVAYQQAERFLSVPQQSRWMARDMMRREYLQMLASDEERNYDTEFFTQFVQSPEVQKNLESYLERLKSCSRK; this comes from the coding sequence aTGAAGTCgtctcttcgccgccgcgtccgccagGCCTCCAACGAAGACCCACCATATCCCACATTCCTGTCGCACCgcctttttgtttgctgTCGTCGCAGCACTTCCGCGATCATGCGCCGTGTCATCTCGTCTTCTCTCACCCGTGGCGCCGGCACTCTTGGCGTCATGTCGGGGCTGTTTCAGCTCACGCAGTACCGCTTCCAGTCGCAGCCACCGCCCGGTGTGCCGCAGGGCCGGCATCAAGACCTGAATGCCGCTCATGCGGGATCGAAGCACAGCGACGATGCGCAGCCAGAGTTTGTGCCCCCAAAGAAGCCGACAGAGGTGCCCAAGCTTGTGAGAATCAACACGAATGAGAAGGGCATCACAAACGTGCAGCTGGCCCGTGCCCCGGTGAACTCGATGAGCCTGGAGCTCTTCCAGGAGCTGAACCAGTGGATGCTGTGGCTTGGGAGCAACGAGGAGACGAAGGCTGTGATCATCTCCTCTGCGATTCCGACAGTCTTCTCAGCTGGACTGGACCTCGTCGAGGTGCATAACCCGAAGCCGGATCGCGTCGCGGTCTTCTGGCAGAGCTTCCAGGAGATGTGGCTCATCCTCAATTCCTTCCCCAAGCCGATCATCGCGGCGATTACCGGCAACTCTCCGGCGGCGGGCTGTATCATCGCGATGGGCTGCGACTACCGCGTGATGGCTCGCGGACCGAAGGGCAACACGAACAACAACCGACTCTACCGCATCGGTCTTAACGAAACGAAACTAGGACTTGTTGCCCCACCGTGGGTGATGCCAGCCTACGCCTACCTGCTGGGCTCGCGCCAGGCGGAGCGgatgctgcagctgggcGAGACACCCGTGGCCGATGATGCACGAAATCTCGGGCTCATTGATGAGGTGGCCGCCGATGAGGAGCGGGCAATCGAAGTGGCCTACCAGCAGGCGGAACGCTTTCTCAgcgtgccgcagcagtcTCGGTGGATGGCCCGTGATATGATGCGACGCGAGTACCTGCAGATGCTTGCCTCGGACGAAGAGCGCAACTACGATACAGAGTTTTTCACGCAATTTGTGCAGAGCCCTGAGGTGCAGAAGAACCTTGAAAGCTACCTGGAACGCCTCAAGAGCTGCTCTCGTAAGTAA
- a CDS encoding putative aminopeptidase produces the protein MPSHRHNSPVVVAAEMRGQDFCAAALLDCVCFHMDRSTHIWNPIQCTLQLVFSRPSSGAAIRAGSAYHGTSIIRYRREPYRDTADSAAGAASSGATSPSEGNSEYEDFLRHRRVIAEKNALHLHALTTAGGMYKDVRVLDIQSYQVRCVSASVDTAAAVLKIVSVEQEDACAASADSSTGGGAAKRKGSSKVRKKGGAAVVEHDDQTSGDSPATAAVDWGSKLILFEGSGSLPPLSEVDLTSQFIGRVQSFDCGGIYAACGIGSNPGTEDVPLLTHFEVRFARCAFPAPDDPQYRLDWQLKSIQVPSSFRTILTNGEERGRKKLAAQQAVQVSFSPCGPLPAYVFSFACFPGLAKLESTSAADDGLEVVEGSVDIPKFAGGIASGLSDTSNLSYTLVPVRVLARRQARIATATLERVLRLTIEAVTALQQLFQCPLPLLQCEHLDVLLGPTMPYISGMEHHCSIILNEAIYQPGKKTAAAGGGTAHRTAEVEQTELIVHELTHHWVGNALGLPFAVKEGICQVIEQCLGDKLLGKPMRTYKADSSASTKPESSSPSSSTATLPKSAIRASEKGREFTGTSYQHALRAIKQLVAAHGFDRFAACLRQLMHVHVVLPAIAVEEGGGLQVLRCIRSDVASPPYLSTEQFLRTVESAL, from the coding sequence ATGCCTTCTCACCGACACAACTCtcccgtcgtcgtcgctgccgagaTGAGAGGGCAGGATTTttgcgcggcggcactgctAGACTGTGTTTGCTTCCACATGGATCGATCGACGCACATATGGAACCCTATCCAGTGCACTTTGCAGCTCGTCTTCAGCCGCCCCAGTAGCGGCGCGGCGATTCGAGCTGGCTCCGCCTACCACGGCACATCTATCATCCGCTACCGACGCGAGCCGTATCGGGACACAGCCGACAGCGCCGCGGGAGCCGCAAGCTCTGGCGCAACTTCTCCCTCTGAAGGCAACTCCGAGTATGAGGACTTCCTGCGACACCGTCGCGTGATAGCCGAAAAAAACGCCTTGCACCTTCACGCACTGACCACGGCTGGCGGTATGTACAAGGACGTCAGGGTGCTCGATATCCAGTCCTACCAGGTGAGATGCGTCTCCGCCTCTGTTGACACGGCCGCGGCAGTGCTCAAGATTGTGTCCGTCGAGCAGGAGGATGCTTGTGCGGCATCAGCggacagcagcaccggcggtggagctgcgaAAAGGAAGGGAAGCTCCAAGGTTCGGAAAAagggcggcgcggctgtcgtGGAACATGATGACCAGACGTCTGGCGACTCGCCCGCAACCGCCGCAGTGGACTGGGGATCTAAGCTGATCCTATTTGAAGGCTCCGGCAGCTTACCCCCGCTCTCTGAGGTGGATCTGACAAGTCAGTTTATTGGCAGAGTTCAGTCTTTTGACTGTGGCGGCATCTACGCCGCATGCGGGATCGGTAGCAACCCCGGCACCGAGGATGTACCCCTACTCACGCATTTTGAGGTGCGCTTTGCCCGGTGCGCGTTTCCGGCCCCCGACGACCCGCAGTACCGCCTCGACTGGCAGCTCAAGAGTATCCAGGTGCCCAGTAGCTTCCGCACCATCTTGACGAACGGCGAGGAGCGTGGTCGCAAGAAactggcggcgcagcaggcggtgcaggtgaGCTTTTCGCCGTGCGGCCCGCTACCCGCGTACGTCTTCTCGTTTGCGTGCTTCCCAGGCCTTGCGAAGCTGGAGAGCACATCCGCAGCTGACGATGGGCTGGAGGTGGTAGAGGGAAGCGTGGACATCCCGAAGTTTGCAggcggcatcgccagcgGCCTCAGCGACACCAGTAACCTGTCCTACACACTCGTTCCGGTCCGTGTACTGGCGCGACGGCAGGCGCGAATCGCTACGGCAACCCTCGAGCGCGTCTTACGCCTCACCATCGAGGCTGTGAcagcgctccagcagctcttTCAGTGCCCGCTACCGCTCCTTCAGTGCGAGCACCTGGACGTCCTCCTTGGTCCAACAATGCCGTATATCTCTGGTATGGAGCACCACTGCTCGATTATTCTCAACGAGGCCATCTACCAGCCAGGCAAGAAaactgccgccgccggtggaggGACTGCGCACCGTACCGCCGAGGTGGAACAGACAGAGCTCATTGTGCACGAGCTGACTCACCACTGGGTCGGAAACGCCCTGGGATTGCCGTTTGCCGTGAAGGAGGGCATCTGTCAGGTAATCGAGCAGTGCCTCGGCGACAAGCTACTAGGCAAGCCCATGCGCACCTACAAGgcagacagcagcgccagcacaaAACCGGAGAGCTcatcgccctcctcctcgactgCGACGCTGCCGAAGAGCGCCATTCGGGCCTCTGAGAAAGGCCGCGAGTTCACAGGGACCTCGTACCAGCACGCACTCCGCGCCATTAAGCAGCTGGTCGCCGCGCACGGGTTTGACCGCTTTGCCGCGTGCCTGCGACAGCTcatgcacgtgcacgtcGTTCTTCCCGCCATCGCAGtcgaagaaggcggcggaCTTCAGGTGCTGCGGTGCATCCGTTCTGACGTCGCCTCTCCGCCGTACCTAAGTACGGAGCAGTTTCTGCGCACCGTGGAGAGTGCGTTGTGA
- a CDS encoding putative ADP-ribosylation factor, with product MGQWLASAFSSLMGKKEVRIVMVGLDAAGKTTIIYKLKLGEVVTTTPTIGFNVETVEYKNLKFTMWDVGGQQKLRSLWHYYYQGSNGVIFVVDSNDPERMMLAKEELDKILAEEELRNAVLLVFANKQDLPNALTTTQITEKLGLYNVRNRRWYIQGCCATTAQGLYEGLDWLSNNISATMQ from the coding sequence ATGGGACAGTGGTTGGCCTCCGCCTTCAGCTCCCTTATGGGGAAGAAGGAGGTGCGCATTGTCATGGTCGGTCTAGATGCGGCCGGCAAGACCACCATCATCTACAAGCTGAAGCTGGGCGAAGTtgtgacgacgacgccgaccaTCGGCTTCAACGTTGAGACGGTTGAGTATAAGAACTTGAAATTCACCATGTGGGATGTAGGCGGTCAGCAGAAGCTGCGCTCGCTCTGGCATTACTACTACCAGGGCTCCAACGGCGTCATCTTCGTTGTGGACAGCAACGATCCGGAGCGCATGATGCTGGCGAAGGAAGAGCTGGACAAGATCttggccgaggaggagctgcgtaATGCAGTGCTCCTCGTGTTCGCCAACAAGCAAGATCTGCCGAACGCGCTGACAACGACGCAGATTACCGAGAAGCTTGGCCTGTACAACGTCCGCAATCGCCGGTGGTACATACAggggtgctgcgccacgACGGCGCAAGGCCTCTACGAAGGTCTCGACTGGCTGTCCAACAACATCTCTGCGACCATGCAATGA
- a CDS encoding phosphatidylethanolaminen-methyltransferase-lik e protein: protein MTQLPTTPAASRIHYRSIGAAAVAIAGLPTVWNIVARNEYRRHTIERAVGGKKVGAYVLAAAIFVASGVRDYAFHNAMAQNPSSVFPILCTQALGPENAGVVRGVMRSVGAALMAAGTTLVVSSFLRLGITGTYLGDYFGILMDERVTAFPFSHFDNPMYIGATLNFLAASIAQNNAVGTLLTGLVGLVYHVSTKYFESPFTGMIYRKRAEDRAAAGVSASVKKQ, encoded by the coding sequence ATGACGCAGTTGCCcacgacgccggcagcgagtCGCATCCACTATCGCTCCAtcggcgcagccgctgttGCCATTGCGGGGTTGCCGACAGTGTGGAACATTGTTGCCCGTAATGAGTACCGCCGTCACACGATCGAGAGGGCTGTGGGTGGCAAGAAGGTCGGCGCCTACGTCCTGGCGGCGGCCATCTTTGTCGCCAGCGGTGTGCGCGACTACGCGTTTCACAACGCTATGGCGCAGAACCCGAGCTCGGTCTTCCCTATCCTCTGCACGCAAGCCCTTGGTCCTGAAAACGCAGGTGTCGTGCGCGGCGTCATGAGGAGCGTCGGCGCTGCACTGATGGCGGCAGGCACGACACTTGTCGTATCGTCGTTCCTCCGACTCGGCATCACGGGCACGTATCTCGGCGACTACTTTGGCATCTTGATGGACGAACGCGTAACGGCCTTTCCCTTTAGCCACTTCGACAACCCCATGTACATCGGCGCCACGCTAAACTTCCTGGCCGCCTCCATTGCCCAAAACAACGCCGTCGGGACACTGCTGACAGGCTTGGTGGGGCTGGTGTATCATGTGTCGACCAAATACTTCGAGAGCCCCTTCACTGGAATGATCTACCGCAAGCGCGCGGAGGACCGGGCAGCCGCTGGCGTCTCTGCCTCGGTGAAGAAGCAGTGA